In the genome of Fulvivirga maritima, one region contains:
- a CDS encoding DUF4132 domain-containing protein, with translation MNTEEYLKSKRIDNRLVNLHNQYYAINQSTNKADEPNKHKAALGLMFLNAYPSLRENNNNYSTHSYWENVTEGSPRMKAFAEFGDINNFWNEQNYPVLEDLFGKEIAPFVKKAWDSIPSLPYQTGYNRRSFRTSQKPYLHFTKKLNFVISLNVRMDYDLTLKEYILYSNEIAAYTSEFGILLSSLVEEEHAELYPLLQDIVYNRHPTAKVSRPIIKAFLISNNEGAWKAIEDLLLSAQRQEGLRQTILEQLDETSIGALIHFIKLTLRENLIRFSSVVRAMNTWAGLGWDAEKQSTVKRFFELALHFLEHPEEVKNAIKSKDNAEIYMALWAAAVRDTNNCTELLQELLQQDNKEKNHLALYFINEISLPDTTSIAVDSLIEDKLKNDDSQEFLFWLIHLLKYRSYFTENHINEETHQLIVDHLTSEVPKIPKKGKKFTGKVFSWSVFNLTQEEGYDFLINLLDEKTQKDLDLLIELFPNMGVYQRERVTRLILPEFHTYGQNKPNESYTLSTFKRNFCLSVLKDRSASIKNVAIEALGFAELSEEELGQFEDLLKSKSADVRASIISFIMKKDDATVQQSIDRLLTASNQEQRLSALDMLNQLHQKEELRDWTATKAEEFIAMREPSPKEQILLENLRQDESILNKYTIENGYGLFDPNNISSPQKPDAPKKEIEERFFNSNFGLSVSVDKLKEELKKLEAIVKEHHDYEYTVTYWQGDKEKVLLGNHFAPIDRDDKNKTPEEKYNNYPLPEVWKEWMENSGLTNLDLFITSLFYYKISYFDQKDSKYDVFPKSKEVLDKLIFDAQFSDRKRDRWRDDTEFRIVRNLMNIYPFEDKTLYYKAFLEKFINEVTKEELAEYRTIEDRYYSNVATWRDLPTIAGIFELYRDRADKMNDDEFKAYWQFEDWRVKTLPSNFRLQNYEADIDQFARAYQLELITKDELLKRILKPAGLRELTNRRLNYGRRQKENLLTKFPFLSEILAPCIDLLVDVELQRGDSPTSVTELAQNIDTLQGTDYLIRILQALGKDKLHRGYAYSYGSHLMNKQEVLSKYLKGVHPKPEETQETFDAKIKEGKISETRLVEAAMYAPQWLSFVMNYLGWSDMDSAVWWLHAHANQRHDSETETEIARFSKVDVAEFSDGAVDNDWFLSMYKSLGLSKWKIVYNAAKYISDGAGHTRAQLYADVILGNTKIREVTKRVKDKRNQDYLRVYGLVPLSKKNRDSDLLSRYKYLQQFKKESKQFGSQRQASEAHAVKIAMENLARTAGYTDPIRLTWVMETALAKEIMDSSDTLTFDNVEISLEVNDQGKAELKVTKDGKPLKNIPAKLRKDKAVTELKEHQKTLKEQYSRTLKSLEAAMVNRDNFTAKEITELISHPVLKPMLEKLVLKNGDTLGLLQEGQLVDIHGEAHQLEGELFIAHSYDLYQDKSWSAFQKYAFDNKLKQPFKQIFRELYLPTEDELKAVSVSKRYEGHQVQPKQTLALLKSRGWTVSYEEGLQKVFHKEGFIAKIYAMADWFSPADVESPTLETVEFLNRKTWKNIPFEEINGHIFSEVMRDLDLVVSVAHVGDVDPEASHSSMEMRGVLVKETARMFKLDNVEVKGNHVHITGELGEYNVHLGSAIVHKKPGRYIPILPVHSQHRGRLFLPFVDDDPKSAELMSKVLMLAKDNEIQDPTILSSIKEI, from the coding sequence ATGAATACAGAAGAGTATTTAAAATCAAAAAGGATAGATAACAGACTGGTTAACCTTCATAATCAGTACTATGCTATCAACCAAAGTACTAACAAGGCCGATGAGCCTAATAAACATAAAGCCGCACTAGGGCTCATGTTCCTAAACGCCTACCCTAGCCTGAGAGAAAACAACAATAATTATAGCACTCACAGCTACTGGGAAAATGTAACGGAGGGCTCTCCCCGCATGAAAGCCTTTGCTGAATTTGGCGATATCAATAACTTCTGGAACGAGCAAAATTATCCTGTTCTGGAAGATTTATTCGGTAAGGAAATTGCCCCATTCGTTAAAAAAGCCTGGGATAGCATTCCTTCATTACCCTACCAAACAGGCTATAACCGTCGTTCCTTCAGAACATCACAAAAGCCATATTTACACTTCACCAAAAAGCTTAATTTCGTTATCTCTCTCAATGTGAGAATGGATTATGATCTTACTCTAAAAGAATATATTCTCTATTCTAACGAAATCGCAGCTTACACCTCTGAGTTTGGAATATTACTTTCATCATTAGTAGAAGAGGAGCATGCAGAACTCTATCCCTTACTACAAGACATCGTGTATAATAGGCACCCTACAGCTAAAGTAAGCAGGCCCATTATAAAAGCATTCCTGATCAGCAATAATGAAGGTGCCTGGAAAGCGATTGAAGACCTGCTGCTTTCCGCTCAAAGACAGGAAGGCCTGCGCCAAACCATATTAGAGCAGCTGGATGAAACCTCCATAGGTGCGCTGATTCATTTTATAAAGTTAACACTTAGGGAGAACCTGATACGCTTCTCTTCTGTAGTTCGAGCTATGAACACCTGGGCCGGTCTGGGCTGGGATGCTGAGAAACAAAGCACCGTAAAACGCTTTTTTGAGCTCGCACTACACTTTCTGGAACACCCGGAAGAAGTTAAAAATGCCATTAAAAGTAAAGACAATGCTGAAATATACATGGCCTTATGGGCTGCCGCAGTAAGAGACACCAATAACTGCACAGAATTACTACAAGAACTACTTCAGCAAGACAACAAAGAGAAAAACCACCTGGCTCTATATTTTATTAACGAAATAAGCCTGCCAGATACTACCTCAATTGCTGTAGATTCACTTATAGAAGATAAGCTTAAAAATGATGACTCTCAGGAGTTCTTATTCTGGCTTATTCATCTGTTAAAATACAGATCGTATTTCACAGAAAACCATATCAATGAAGAAACCCATCAGTTAATTGTTGATCACCTGACTAGTGAAGTGCCTAAAATCCCTAAAAAAGGCAAGAAGTTTACGGGTAAGGTGTTTAGCTGGTCTGTTTTTAACCTTACACAAGAGGAAGGTTATGACTTTTTAATTAACCTGCTTGATGAAAAAACACAAAAAGACCTTGATCTCTTGATTGAGCTATTCCCTAACATGGGTGTTTACCAAAGAGAAAGAGTAACAAGACTGATACTTCCTGAATTTCATACTTACGGTCAAAATAAACCCAATGAAAGCTATACGCTATCTACATTTAAAAGAAATTTCTGCCTGAGCGTACTAAAAGACCGTTCGGCCAGTATAAAAAATGTAGCTATAGAAGCACTTGGCTTTGCTGAGCTAAGTGAGGAAGAACTGGGTCAATTTGAAGACCTCCTCAAAAGTAAAAGTGCAGACGTACGCGCCAGCATTATCAGCTTTATAATGAAAAAAGATGATGCTACCGTACAGCAAAGTATCGATAGGCTTCTTACCGCCAGCAATCAGGAGCAGCGCCTTTCTGCATTAGATATGCTTAATCAATTGCATCAGAAAGAAGAGCTTAGAGACTGGACCGCCACTAAAGCAGAGGAATTTATTGCTATGAGGGAGCCTTCTCCGAAAGAACAAATCCTTCTTGAGAACCTTCGCCAAGATGAATCCATCCTCAATAAATACACTATTGAAAATGGATATGGACTCTTTGATCCTAACAACATTTCATCACCACAAAAGCCTGACGCTCCTAAAAAGGAGATAGAAGAACGTTTCTTTAATAGCAATTTCGGCCTGAGTGTTTCTGTAGATAAGCTAAAAGAAGAATTAAAGAAACTAGAAGCCATCGTAAAGGAACACCATGATTATGAATATACCGTAACCTACTGGCAGGGAGATAAAGAAAAGGTACTATTAGGCAACCATTTTGCTCCAATAGACAGGGATGATAAAAATAAAACTCCTGAAGAAAAGTATAACAACTACCCACTGCCTGAGGTATGGAAAGAGTGGATGGAAAACTCAGGGCTTACTAATTTAGATCTGTTTATAACCAGCTTATTCTATTATAAGATCAGCTATTTTGATCAAAAAGACAGTAAGTATGATGTATTTCCTAAATCAAAAGAAGTACTAGACAAACTTATTTTTGATGCCCAATTTTCCGATAGAAAAAGAGACCGTTGGAGAGATGATACCGAATTCAGGATTGTAAGAAATCTCATGAACATATATCCTTTCGAGGATAAAACATTGTATTATAAGGCTTTCTTAGAGAAGTTCATTAACGAAGTAACTAAAGAAGAGCTAGCCGAATATAGAACAATTGAAGACCGATATTACTCTAATGTAGCTACTTGGAGAGACCTCCCTACTATTGCCGGAATTTTCGAGCTCTACCGTGATCGTGCTGATAAAATGAACGATGATGAGTTTAAAGCATATTGGCAATTTGAAGATTGGAGGGTAAAAACCTTACCATCAAACTTCAGACTTCAAAATTACGAAGCTGATATAGATCAATTCGCCAGAGCTTATCAATTAGAACTTATCACTAAAGATGAACTGCTTAAGCGCATTCTTAAGCCCGCAGGCCTAAGAGAGTTAACCAATAGAAGGTTAAATTACGGCAGAAGGCAAAAAGAAAATTTACTCACCAAGTTTCCTTTCTTATCGGAAATACTTGCTCCATGCATTGATTTATTAGTAGATGTAGAATTACAAAGAGGTGATTCACCTACTTCGGTTACTGAGCTGGCCCAAAACATCGACACGTTGCAGGGTACTGACTATCTGATAAGAATCCTTCAGGCACTGGGGAAAGACAAACTTCACAGAGGGTATGCTTACTCATATGGCTCGCACCTAATGAACAAGCAGGAGGTTTTAAGTAAATATTTAAAAGGTGTTCATCCTAAACCTGAAGAAACTCAGGAAACATTTGATGCTAAAATCAAAGAAGGCAAAATCTCAGAAACACGATTAGTAGAAGCAGCCATGTATGCTCCTCAATGGCTCTCTTTTGTAATGAACTACCTGGGCTGGTCAGACATGGATAGCGCCGTATGGTGGCTACATGCCCATGCTAACCAAAGACATGACTCAGAGACTGAAACTGAAATAGCCAGATTCTCTAAGGTAGATGTAGCAGAGTTTAGCGATGGCGCAGTAGATAACGACTGGTTCTTATCTATGTACAAATCTCTAGGGCTATCTAAATGGAAAATAGTTTACAATGCCGCTAAATATATTTCTGATGGTGCCGGCCATACCAGAGCGCAGCTATATGCTGATGTAATACTTGGCAACACTAAAATCAGAGAGGTAACTAAGCGTGTTAAAGACAAGCGTAATCAGGATTACCTCAGAGTCTACGGTCTCGTTCCTCTAAGCAAGAAAAACCGAGACAGCGACTTACTAAGCAGGTATAAGTACTTGCAGCAGTTCAAAAAAGAAAGCAAGCAATTTGGCTCTCAAAGACAAGCCAGTGAAGCTCATGCTGTAAAAATAGCCATGGAAAACCTGGCCCGAACAGCTGGCTATACAGATCCTATCCGTCTTACCTGGGTAATGGAAACAGCACTGGCCAAAGAGATCATGGACTCTTCTGACACCCTTACTTTTGATAATGTAGAAATCTCTTTAGAGGTAAATGATCAGGGTAAAGCGGAGCTTAAGGTCACTAAAGATGGAAAACCTTTAAAAAATATTCCTGCTAAGCTGCGCAAAGACAAGGCCGTAACTGAACTTAAAGAGCATCAAAAAACACTTAAAGAGCAGTATAGCCGTACTTTAAAAAGTCTGGAAGCTGCCATGGTAAACCGTGATAACTTCACTGCCAAAGAAATAACAGAGCTGATCAGCCATCCGGTATTAAAACCAATGCTCGAAAAGCTGGTACTGAAAAACGGCGATACCCTGGGGCTATTACAAGAAGGCCAACTGGTAGACATTCATGGAGAAGCGCATCAGCTGGAAGGGGAATTGTTCATTGCCCACTCTTATGACCTGTATCAAGACAAAAGCTGGAGTGCATTCCAGAAATATGCCTTTGATAATAAACTGAAGCAACCTTTCAAACAAATATTCAGAGAGCTCTACTTACCTACTGAAGATGAATTGAAGGCGGTAAGCGTATCTAAAAGATATGAAGGCCATCAAGTACAGCCAAAACAAACGCTGGCCCTATTAAAATCTCGTGGCTGGACGGTGAGCTACGAGGAAGGTCTGCAGAAAGTATTCCATAAAGAAGGCTTTATAGCTAAAATTTATGCCATGGCAGACTGGTTCTCTCCTGCTGATGTAGAAAGCCCTACGCTGGAAACGGTAGAGTTCCTTAACAGAAAAACCTGGAAAAATATACCATTTGAAGAGATCAATGGCCATATTTTCAGTGAGGTAATGCGAGATCTGGATCTGGTAGTAAGTGTAGCTCACGTAGGCGATGTTGACCCTGAAGCCAGCCATTCTTCAATGGAGATGCGTGGTGTACTGGTTAAAGAAACTGCTCGTATGTTTAAGCTGGATAACGTGGAAGTGAAAGGCAATCATGTTCATATTACTGGTGAACTTGGTGAATACAACGTACACCTGGGCAGTGCCATAGTGCATAAAAAACCAGGTCGTTATATACCTATTCTGCCTGTTCACTCGCAGCATAGAGGCCGACTGTTTTTACCTTTCGTAGATGATGATCCTAAGAGTGCTGAGCTCATGTCTAAAGTACTGATGCTGGCTAAGGATAATGAAATACAAGACCCTACTATTCTCAGTAGCATAAAAGAAATTTAA
- a CDS encoding tetratricopeptide repeat protein: MKIKTSLLIFFCLTTFFNLALAQSDLNKLAYKAYITEDKDLWKEVVEKRQNLYNNDKSGENLYQLAMAQYGLLNNTRVDKDEDLFDEYYDEILENIDDLLDQEYEKANAYALRAAVYGLETSYSGWKGMFLGPKSSSNLSDAKEEDYSSPFVWATYGSAKLFAPSMFGGDKEEGIKSFKKAVELYEKAQLQQDWRYLYALAWLGQAYYRTEQPEKAKEIYKKALKAEPNFQWVKDDLLPEVN; encoded by the coding sequence ATGAAAATCAAAACATCACTACTAATATTCTTTTGCCTCACCACCTTCTTCAACCTTGCTCTAGCGCAGAGTGACTTGAACAAATTGGCTTACAAGGCCTATATTACTGAAGACAAAGACCTATGGAAAGAGGTGGTAGAAAAAAGGCAAAACCTCTATAACAATGATAAGTCTGGAGAAAACCTTTATCAGCTAGCTATGGCTCAGTATGGCCTGCTTAACAATACCAGAGTAGATAAAGACGAAGATCTCTTTGATGAATATTATGATGAAATTCTTGAAAATATAGATGACCTGCTAGATCAAGAATATGAAAAAGCCAATGCTTATGCACTTAGGGCGGCGGTTTATGGATTAGAAACCTCTTACAGTGGCTGGAAAGGTATGTTTTTAGGTCCTAAAAGCAGCAGTAATTTGAGCGATGCAAAGGAAGAAGATTATTCATCACCATTTGTGTGGGCTACTTATGGCAGTGCCAAATTATTTGCTCCTTCTATGTTTGGCGGAGACAAAGAAGAAGGTATTAAATCATTTAAAAAGGCAGTTGAATTATATGAGAAAGCCCAGCTACAGCAAGACTGGCGTTACCTCTACGCCCTGGCCTGGCTAGGACAAGCCTACTACCGCACAGAGCAACCCGAGAAAGCTAAAGAAATATACAAGAAAGCATTAAAAGCGGAACCCAATTTCCAATGGGTGAAAGACGACCTTTTACCTGAAGTCAATTAG
- a CDS encoding DUF4272 domain-containing protein, producing MENCTIYSHYLEFQKILGVIKSILPDVKLEVDDDGLEKRVAVKASEDSSFQLNYRERKTPSYKLEEIECGLTQNLAGMVNFVQSLPAGNTEVKNKFIYKIMSMNCEMSLMAEPEITEAFESIIRVLVQDLDGFIFAQPNHLFTKSETQHFLDKNFNLIIDLNGNCEIDDLEVNVNAAYMDEPKENYTEDQLARKSKSGEFLEEKGIAVNEHLPCVPSQETVEVRTLQEVLDRAYALLVIAAKGEGVEQEHLGRVVGEKNINSFTEQEQFIYNAESLTDEQRAYATWRYESLYVLLWALGKFDDLIYPDNICNVSDVVSSIFQPTREEFEASVQLRTKAEILDALDMTYRMHWACVNARINGREVGGAIMPSVIYERHYALNWLTHFMDQPWDEVETPT from the coding sequence ATGGAAAACTGTACGATATATAGTCACTATTTAGAATTTCAGAAAATACTTGGGGTAATTAAATCTATTTTGCCTGATGTAAAACTAGAGGTAGATGATGATGGCTTAGAGAAAAGAGTAGCTGTTAAGGCATCTGAAGATAGCAGCTTTCAGCTTAATTATAGAGAAAGAAAGACGCCCTCTTACAAGCTGGAAGAGATAGAATGTGGACTAACGCAAAACCTTGCGGGCATGGTAAATTTTGTGCAGTCGTTACCTGCTGGTAATACCGAGGTGAAAAATAAGTTTATCTATAAAATCATGTCTATGAACTGCGAAATGTCATTAATGGCAGAGCCTGAGATTACAGAGGCCTTTGAGTCTATAATAAGGGTATTAGTGCAGGATTTAGATGGATTTATATTTGCTCAGCCCAACCATCTGTTTACGAAAAGTGAGACTCAGCATTTTTTAGATAAGAATTTTAACCTCATTATAGACCTGAACGGAAACTGTGAGATAGATGATCTGGAAGTAAATGTGAATGCCGCTTATATGGATGAGCCTAAAGAAAATTATACTGAAGATCAGCTGGCCAGAAAAAGTAAGTCAGGCGAATTTTTAGAGGAAAAAGGAATAGCTGTTAACGAGCATTTACCATGTGTGCCTTCTCAGGAAACAGTGGAGGTGAGGACTTTGCAAGAGGTGCTGGATCGTGCTTATGCCTTGTTAGTGATAGCGGCGAAAGGCGAAGGCGTAGAGCAGGAGCACCTGGGTAGGGTGGTAGGCGAGAAAAATATAAACTCTTTTACTGAGCAGGAGCAGTTTATCTATAATGCTGAAAGTTTAACTGACGAGCAGCGAGCGTATGCTACCTGGAGGTATGAAAGCCTTTATGTATTGCTTTGGGCGCTCGGTAAATTTGATGATTTAATATACCCTGATAATATATGCAATGTGTCTGATGTGGTTAGCTCTATTTTTCAACCTACAAGAGAGGAGTTTGAGGCAAGCGTGCAGCTAAGAACTAAAGCGGAAATTTTAGATGCTCTGGATATGACTTATCGCATGCACTGGGCTTGTGTAAATGCTCGTATAAATGGAAGAGAAGTGGGAGGAGCTATAATGCCAAGTGTTATTTATGAAAGACATTATGCGCTTAACTGGCTCACTCATTTCATGGATCAGCCGTGGGATGAAGTGGAAACGCCTACCTGA
- a CDS encoding adenylate/guanylate cyclase domain-containing protein has translation MDKNLTLVGEKSFNIPPEKTILQASLDEGIPFRYECGGKARCSTCRILIEEGAENLSEMTLGERHLRSQINLSENVRLACQTCVKKGKVKVKRIMKDKTDYELYIRKSNGETTSMGKELQLCLFFLDIRNFTRFMELHLAFDAIHLIRKLFNSFERIINDHHGKIIETAGDGLYAAFGFKDQPIEAANHAVKSGFEIIEKLKELNNEYFKQHFGEFIQVGIGIHYGKVATGDIMLEGRQHKLVMGYPVNIAARIQELTKKYKNNFIISDKVFILLQTPPKSEQITEIIRGTGERINIHVIGEPYELPLTS, from the coding sequence ATGGATAAGAATTTAACCCTTGTAGGAGAAAAGTCATTTAATATTCCCCCTGAAAAAACCATTCTTCAGGCTTCGCTGGATGAGGGCATTCCTTTCCGGTATGAATGCGGAGGAAAAGCCCGATGCTCTACCTGCCGAATATTAATAGAAGAAGGGGCGGAAAATCTGTCTGAAATGACATTAGGTGAACGCCATTTGAGGAGTCAGATTAATCTATCAGAAAATGTGCGACTGGCCTGCCAGACTTGCGTGAAGAAGGGAAAAGTGAAGGTTAAGAGAATTATGAAGGACAAGACTGATTATGAACTATATATCCGAAAATCTAACGGAGAAACCACCAGCATGGGTAAGGAGTTACAGCTATGCTTGTTTTTTCTGGATATAAGAAATTTCACTCGCTTCATGGAGCTACACCTGGCTTTTGATGCTATTCACCTGATCCGTAAACTTTTTAATTCATTTGAACGGATTATTAATGACCATCATGGCAAGATCATAGAAACAGCCGGAGATGGTTTATACGCCGCTTTTGGCTTTAAAGATCAGCCTATAGAAGCCGCCAACCATGCTGTAAAAAGCGGCTTTGAGATTATAGAAAAATTAAAAGAGCTTAATAACGAGTATTTCAAGCAACACTTCGGCGAATTTATACAAGTAGGCATTGGTATACATTATGGTAAGGTAGCTACAGGAGATATTATGCTGGAAGGCCGGCAACATAAACTAGTGATGGGCTATCCTGTAAATATTGCAGCTCGTATACAGGAGCTAACCAAAAAATATAAAAACAACTTTATTATTTCTGACAAGGTATTCATCCTACTTCAAACGCCTCCTAAATCAGAGCAGATTACAGAAATAATTAGAGGCACAGGAGAAAGGATAAATATACATGTGATTGGTGAACCGTATGAGCTCCCGCTCACGTCTTAA